TTTCGATTTCTCCGACGTTCCGCGGGTTTTTAAAATGATCCATTACAGTGCTTGAATACATCTTCTCTCCCTCCCGTTAATCAGTTACATTCCCACTTAAAAAATTTAGTCAGATCCTCTGATTTGCAACCCATAACCCGCAACAGTAGCACCATTTGAGATAACCGCTCAGATACAAAGCAAAAAAGAATCACTGGCACCATATTTAACTTTAATCACCAGGAGATTCATTGTAAAGAGAGGCGCACCATTTTTTGTTCGAAAACCGCATAAAAAAAATACGGCAGGCCGGTTAATAGGCAAGCCGGTCGACAGGCCGCCGTTCCGGGACATAGGGATGGGGGCCTTCCTCCTCATTCCATTCCTTAGAAACATAAAGATTGCAATAACAACTCCCGTACTCTTCCACATCCGGGGGCCTGTAAACGCAGGGGCAGAGGATGTCTTCGTCCCGTTTCCGGTCCCCTGAGGCCAACCGACA
This genomic stretch from Deltaproteobacteria bacterium harbors:
- a CDS encoding ferredoxin:thioredoxin reductase, with translation MTEKDLYEMLKKIQEPKGYFFNKDLKITLDLLKGLLLNKERYGYMCCPCRLASGDRKRDEDILCPCVYRPPDVEEYGSCYCNLYVSKEWNEEEGPHPYVPERRPVDRLAY